The Streptomyces achromogenes genome window below encodes:
- a CDS encoding S-(hydroxymethyl)mycothiol dehydrogenase, translated as MPQEVRAVIAPGRDEPVRVETIVIPDPGPGEAVVQVQACGVCHTDLHYKQGGINDEFPFLLGHEAAGVVEAVGEGVTDVAPGDFVILNWRAVCGQCRACLRGRPWYCFDTHNATQRMTLLDGTELSPALGIGAFAEKTLVAAGQCTKVDASVSASVAGLLGCGVMAGIGAAINTGEVARGDSVAVIGCGGVGDAAVAGSRLAGAAKIIAVDIDDRKLAKAREMGATHTVNSKETDPVEAIRELTGGFGADVVIEAVGRPETYRQAFYARDLAGTVVLVGVPTPEMKLELPLLDVFGRGGALKSSWYGDCLPSRDFPMLIDLHLQGRLDLGAFVTETIGLDEVEKAFERMHHGDVLRSVVVL; from the coding sequence CAGTGATCGCACCGGGCCGGGACGAGCCGGTGCGGGTGGAGACGATCGTGATCCCGGATCCGGGTCCGGGGGAGGCGGTGGTGCAGGTCCAGGCCTGCGGGGTGTGCCACACCGATCTGCACTACAAGCAGGGCGGCATCAACGACGAGTTCCCCTTCCTGCTCGGGCACGAGGCGGCGGGCGTGGTCGAGGCGGTCGGCGAGGGCGTCACGGACGTCGCGCCGGGCGACTTCGTGATCCTGAACTGGCGGGCGGTGTGCGGCCAGTGCCGGGCCTGCCTGCGGGGCCGGCCGTGGTACTGCTTCGACACGCACAACGCGACGCAGCGGATGACCCTGCTGGACGGCACAGAGCTGTCGCCGGCCCTCGGGATCGGCGCCTTCGCGGAGAAGACGCTGGTGGCGGCCGGCCAGTGCACCAAGGTGGACGCCTCGGTGTCGGCGTCCGTGGCGGGGCTGCTCGGGTGCGGGGTGATGGCGGGCATCGGCGCCGCGATCAACACCGGCGAGGTCGCGCGCGGGGACAGCGTGGCCGTCATCGGATGCGGCGGCGTCGGCGACGCGGCGGTCGCCGGGTCACGGCTGGCCGGCGCGGCGAAGATCATCGCGGTGGACATCGACGACCGCAAGCTGGCGAAGGCCCGCGAGATGGGCGCCACGCACACCGTGAACTCCAAGGAGACCGACCCGGTCGAGGCGATCCGAGAGCTGACCGGCGGCTTCGGGGCCGACGTCGTCATCGAGGCGGTCGGCCGCCCGGAGACGTACCGGCAGGCCTTCTACGCCCGCGACCTCGCGGGCACCGTCGTCCTCGTCGGCGTCCCCACCCCCGAGATGAAGCTCGAACTCCCGCTCCTGGACGTGTTCGGCCGCGGCGGGGCGCTGAAGTCGTCCTGGTACGGCGACTGCCTGCCCTCACGTGACTTCCCCATGCTCATCGACCTGCATCTGCAGGGCCGCCTGGACCTGGGGGCGTTCGTCACCGAGACCATCGGGCTGGACGAGGTGGAGAAGGCGTTCGAGCGGATGCACCACGGGGACGTCCTGCGTTCGGTGGTGGTGCTGTGA
- a CDS encoding MBL fold metallo-hydrolase, with the protein MAARIERLVTSGRFSLDGGTWDVDNNVWIVGDDHEAIVIDAAHDADAILAALGGRRLTGIVCTHAHNDHVSAAPALADATGATIWLHPDDLPLWKLTHPDREPDAHLTDGQVIEAAGADLTVLHTPGHAPGAVCLHEPGLGVLFTGDTLFQGGPGATGRSYSHFPTIIASIRDRLLALPPETKVLTGHGEATTIGAEAPHLQEWIDRGH; encoded by the coding sequence ATGGCCGCGCGCATCGAACGCCTCGTCACCTCCGGCCGGTTCAGCCTCGACGGCGGCACCTGGGACGTCGACAACAACGTGTGGATCGTCGGCGACGACCACGAGGCGATCGTCATCGACGCCGCGCACGACGCCGACGCGATCCTCGCGGCCCTCGGCGGGCGACGGCTGACCGGCATCGTGTGCACCCACGCCCACAACGACCACGTCTCCGCCGCGCCCGCCCTCGCCGACGCGACCGGCGCCACGATCTGGCTGCACCCCGACGACCTGCCGCTGTGGAAGCTCACCCACCCGGACCGCGAACCGGACGCCCACCTGACCGACGGCCAGGTCATCGAGGCCGCCGGCGCCGATCTCACCGTGCTGCACACCCCCGGGCACGCACCCGGCGCCGTCTGCCTCCACGAGCCCGGACTGGGCGTGCTGTTCACCGGCGACACCCTCTTCCAGGGCGGCCCCGGCGCCACCGGCCGCTCCTACTCCCACTTCCCGACCATCATCGCCTCCATCAGGGACCGGCTGCTCGCCCTCCCGCCGGAGACGAAGGTGCTGACCGGGCACGGCGAAGCGACCACCATCGGCGCCGAGGCGCCCCACCTCCAGGAGTGGATCGACCGGGGCCACTGA
- a CDS encoding DUF4180 domain-containing protein — protein sequence MTGTLLTLHGTRVLRCAPDGPPLDGERAALDLIGDAFGQDAQLVAVPAERVGEDFFRLRSGVAGEVVQKFVNYRIRLAVVGDVSRQLAESSALRDFVREANRGSQLWFLADDGALDDRLNPATG from the coding sequence ATGACCGGCACTCTCCTGACCCTGCACGGCACCCGCGTCCTGCGGTGCGCCCCCGACGGCCCACCGCTCGACGGGGAGCGCGCCGCACTCGACCTGATCGGCGACGCGTTCGGCCAGGACGCCCAGCTGGTGGCCGTGCCCGCGGAACGCGTCGGGGAGGACTTCTTCCGGCTGCGGTCCGGGGTCGCCGGCGAGGTCGTGCAGAAGTTCGTGAACTACCGGATACGGCTGGCCGTCGTCGGAGACGTCTCCCGGCAGCTGGCCGAGAGCTCCGCGCTGCGGGACTTCGTGCGGGAGGCGAACCGCGGCAGTCAGCTGTGGTTCCTGGCGGACGACGGCGCGCTGGACGACCGGCTGAACCCGGCCACCGGCTGA
- a CDS encoding L,D-transpeptidase family protein, with product MGDIRRRGAVVLGITGLVAPLTLALGAAPAQAASCTTSAGPYQKQVEKFLGRPVDGKQSGADCSAIRAFQNKHGITPNIGYAGPVTWGVMDLMNKQKAVGNKPNKAGKCPTNKGRIACVNLTLQISWIQDGSRLVYGPVPVRTGRNGYETRTGLKKIYWRHIDHVSTIYNVPMPYSQFFDGGQAFHSVGVSMWNPPGSHGCVNMTSTTAKKYWSLLKNGDDVFVYGRKPGT from the coding sequence ATGGGGGACATACGCAGACGAGGGGCGGTCGTGCTCGGGATCACCGGGCTGGTCGCGCCGTTGACGCTCGCGTTGGGCGCGGCGCCGGCCCAGGCCGCGAGTTGCACGACGTCGGCCGGGCCGTACCAGAAGCAGGTGGAGAAGTTCCTCGGGCGGCCCGTGGACGGCAAGCAGTCGGGCGCCGACTGCTCGGCGATCCGGGCTTTCCAGAACAAGCACGGCATCACGCCGAACATCGGCTACGCGGGGCCCGTCACATGGGGCGTGATGGACCTCATGAACAAGCAGAAGGCGGTGGGCAACAAGCCCAACAAGGCGGGCAAGTGCCCCACCAACAAGGGCCGTATCGCCTGCGTCAACCTCACCCTCCAGATCAGCTGGATCCAGGACGGCAGCAGGCTGGTCTACGGACCGGTCCCGGTCCGCACCGGCCGTAACGGCTACGAGACCCGCACGGGTCTGAAGAAGATCTACTGGCGGCACATCGACCACGTGTCGACCATCTATAACGTGCCCATGCCCTACAGCCAGTTCTTCGACGGCGGCCAGGCCTTCCACTCGGTCGGCGTCAGCATGTGGAACCCGCCGGGCTCCCATGGCTGCGTGAACATGACGAGCACGACCGCCAAGAAGTACTGGTCGCTGCTGAAGAACGGCGACGACGTCTTCGTGTACGGGCGCAAGCCGGGCACCTGA
- a CDS encoding S1 family peptidase, producing the protein MRHVRRRTVRRVTRLAAVGGLLLGGAMVTQAAMASEPPGTAAVPRSAAESVVTNPGAALVEKFGAARTAGTWLDSEGRPVVGVTDEKTAEAVRAAGAVAKVVSHSMNELKSATAALRSAPRVAGTAWVMDYRSNQIVVQGDSTVSSSDWSKLTRTAGGIGSFVRMERTTGTFTTRINGAQPILSTGGRCSAGFNVTNGTSDFILTAGHCGPTGSTWFADNQAKQQVGQTVNSNFPGSDFSLVQYASGKAGASADVVAIGNGNGVRITGTGDAAVGQRVFRSGSTSGLRDGEVTGLDATVNYPEGTVGGLIETNVCAEPGDSGGPMFSEGIALGITSGGSGDCKTGGQTFFQPVGDALNQLGVQLIVAAPSGNGQGGAPASSAEPAPAATNTQSAASPGSASPGSTTPVTGGGETATLASRLTDPKNIGPGLLVLAGSMVALVATRYIRAEQDRKAYQRYYSATWG; encoded by the coding sequence ATGAGGCACGTACGACGACGGACCGTCCGGCGAGTGACACGGCTGGCGGCGGTCGGCGGACTTCTCCTGGGAGGAGCCATGGTCACGCAGGCCGCCATGGCGAGCGAGCCGCCCGGCACGGCGGCGGTTCCGCGCAGCGCCGCGGAGTCCGTCGTCACGAACCCGGGGGCGGCGCTCGTCGAGAAGTTCGGCGCCGCGCGCACGGCCGGCACCTGGCTCGACTCCGAGGGGCGACCCGTCGTCGGCGTCACCGACGAGAAGACGGCCGAGGCCGTGCGGGCGGCGGGCGCCGTCGCGAAGGTCGTGTCGCACAGCATGAACGAGCTCAAGTCGGCCACGGCGGCGCTGCGTTCGGCTCCGCGGGTGGCCGGCACGGCGTGGGTGATGGACTACCGGTCCAACCAGATCGTCGTGCAGGGCGACAGCACCGTGTCGTCCTCGGACTGGTCGAAGCTGACGCGGACGGCCGGCGGTATCGGCAGCTTCGTCCGCATGGAGCGCACCACCGGCACGTTCACCACCCGGATCAACGGGGCACAGCCCATCCTGTCGACCGGCGGACGCTGTTCGGCCGGCTTCAACGTGACCAACGGGACCAGCGACTTCATCCTCACCGCCGGGCACTGCGGCCCCACCGGGTCGACCTGGTTCGCCGACAACCAGGCCAAGCAGCAGGTGGGCCAGACGGTCAACTCCAATTTCCCCGGCAGCGACTTCTCGCTGGTGCAGTACGCGAGCGGCAAGGCGGGGGCGAGCGCCGACGTGGTCGCCATCGGCAACGGCAACGGGGTACGGATCACGGGCACGGGCGACGCGGCCGTGGGCCAGCGGGTGTTCCGCAGCGGCAGCACCAGCGGACTGCGCGACGGGGAGGTGACCGGCCTGGACGCGACGGTGAACTACCCGGAGGGCACGGTCGGCGGGCTCATCGAGACGAACGTGTGCGCCGAACCGGGCGACAGCGGCGGCCCGATGTTCTCCGAGGGCATCGCCCTCGGCATCACCTCGGGCGGCAGCGGCGACTGCAAGACCGGCGGCCAGACGTTCTTCCAGCCGGTGGGCGACGCGCTGAACCAGCTGGGCGTCCAGCTGATTGTGGCGGCGCCGTCCGGCAACGGCCAGGGCGGGGCGCCCGCCTCGTCCGCCGAGCCCGCGCCGGCCGCCACCAACACCCAGTCGGCGGCCTCCCCGGGTTCGGCCTCGCCGGGCTCGACCACCCCGGTGACCGGTGGCGGCGAAACCGCCACCCTCGCCTCCCGGCTCACCGACCCGAAGAACATCGGCCCCGGTCTGCTGGTCCTGGCGGGCAGCATGGTCGCCCTGGTCGCGACCCGGTACATCCGCGCCGAACAGGACCGCAAGGCCTATCAGCGGTACTACTCGGCGACCTGGGGATGA
- a CDS encoding MalY/PatB family protein, translated as MTSIPHETPGEPNPLNALTLDLLRRRTSMKWRTHPSDVLPLWVAEMDVPLAEPVVRAVTRALTLGDTGYPSGTAYARALAEFAAKRWGWDGLAVERTAIVPDVMLGVVEMLKLVTAPGDAVVVNPPVYPPFFAFVAHMDRRIAEAPLGADGRLDLDVLEQAYRRAVAGGGRAAHLLCSPHNPTGTVHTARELAAVAALADRYGVRVVADEIHAPLAAPDGDFVPYLAVPGAQNGLSLMSASKGWNLAGLKAALAIAGPDAAADLARMPEEVGHGPSHVGVLAHTAALSEGTAWLDALLAGLDDNRRLLTALLAEHLPGVGYRPGGATYLAWLDCRALGLGDDPAAVFLERGRVALSPGPDFGTGGAGHVRLNLATSPEILTEGVRRMARAAVR; from the coding sequence ATGACCAGCATCCCGCACGAGACGCCAGGTGAACCGAATCCGCTGAACGCCCTCACTCTCGATCTGCTGCGCCGCCGCACGAGCATGAAGTGGCGGACCCATCCTTCTGACGTCCTGCCGCTGTGGGTCGCCGAGATGGACGTGCCGCTCGCCGAGCCGGTCGTCCGCGCGGTGACGCGGGCCCTCACGCTCGGCGACACCGGCTATCCGTCGGGCACGGCCTATGCGCGGGCGCTGGCCGAGTTCGCCGCCAAGCGCTGGGGCTGGGACGGGCTCGCGGTCGAGCGGACGGCGATCGTACCGGACGTGATGCTGGGCGTCGTCGAGATGCTGAAGCTGGTGACCGCACCCGGCGACGCCGTGGTGGTCAACCCGCCGGTGTATCCGCCGTTCTTCGCGTTCGTCGCGCATATGGACCGGCGCATCGCCGAGGCGCCCCTCGGCGCGGACGGCCGGCTCGACCTCGACGTGCTGGAGCAGGCCTACCGGCGGGCCGTCGCGGGCGGCGGGCGCGCCGCCCACCTGCTGTGCAGCCCGCACAACCCGACCGGCACCGTGCACACGGCCCGGGAACTGGCCGCCGTCGCCGCGCTCGCCGACCGCTACGGCGTACGGGTGGTCGCCGACGAGATCCACGCCCCGCTCGCTGCCCCGGACGGCGACTTCGTGCCCTACCTCGCCGTCCCGGGCGCACAGAACGGTCTGTCGCTGATGTCGGCCTCGAAGGGCTGGAACCTGGCCGGGCTCAAGGCGGCCCTGGCGATCGCGGGCCCCGACGCGGCGGCCGACCTCGCCCGGATGCCCGAGGAGGTCGGCCACGGGCCGAGCCATGTCGGCGTCCTCGCGCACACCGCGGCCTTGTCCGAGGGCACGGCCTGGCTGGACGCGCTGCTCGCCGGCCTCGACGACAACCGCCGTCTGCTCACCGCTCTCCTCGCCGAGCACCTGCCCGGCGTCGGGTACCGGCCGGGCGGGGCGACCTACCTTGCCTGGCTCGACTGCCGGGCCCTGGGGCTCGGGGACGATCCGGCCGCGGTCTTCCTGGAGCGGGGCCGGGTGGCTCTCAGCCCCGGACCGGACTTCGGCACGGGCGGAGCCGGGCACGTGCGGCTGAATCTGGCCACCTCGCCGGAGATCCTCACCGAGGGGGTGCGGAGGATGGCCCGCGCCGCCGTGCGCTGA
- a CDS encoding PPOX class F420-dependent oxidoreductase, with protein sequence MDDKSLDRLAAGKYLLITSYRKNGTPVATPVWVVRDGDALGAWSAADAWKVKRIRARGDVLVGPCDVRGNPTGDQIPATAEICDARTTARYRTLLARKYGVLGRLTLLGSRLRRGLDGTVGIRITL encoded by the coding sequence ATGGACGACAAGTCGCTCGACCGGCTGGCGGCGGGAAAGTATCTGCTGATCACCAGCTACCGCAAGAACGGGACGCCGGTCGCCACCCCCGTGTGGGTGGTGCGCGACGGCGACGCGCTCGGGGCCTGGTCGGCCGCCGACGCCTGGAAGGTGAAGCGCATCAGAGCGCGCGGCGACGTCCTCGTCGGCCCGTGCGACGTACGGGGCAACCCGACCGGCGACCAGATCCCGGCCACCGCCGAGATCTGTGACGCGCGGACCACCGCCCGCTACCGCACGCTGCTCGCCCGCAAGTACGGCGTCCTCGGCCGGCTCACCCTGCTGGGCAGCCGGCTGCGCCGGGGGCTGGACGGGACGGTGGGCATCCGCATCACGCTGTGA
- a CDS encoding Zn-ribbon domain-containing OB-fold protein has product MYHPSGTAVQQTVRSTAGVLDRPRADGDTILFQRCTWCATTMYHRLLCPVCQGSDLRTERSEGAGTVRHATVVHRNTPAARNVSLVEMAEGFVVRGRVMGPLVGIHSGARVRLSTAQDPVRGEPVFQLLDEPYRAWH; this is encoded by the coding sequence GTGTACCACCCCTCAGGAACCGCCGTACAGCAGACCGTCCGCTCCACGGCGGGCGTCCTCGACCGTCCGCGCGCCGACGGCGACACCATCCTCTTCCAGCGCTGCACCTGGTGCGCCACCACGATGTACCACCGGCTGCTGTGTCCGGTGTGCCAGGGCAGCGATCTGCGCACCGAGCGCAGCGAGGGCGCCGGAACGGTCCGTCACGCCACGGTCGTGCACCGCAACACCCCGGCCGCGCGCAATGTGTCGCTGGTCGAGATGGCCGAGGGGTTCGTCGTGCGCGGCAGGGTCATGGGACCGCTCGTCGGCATCCACAGCGGCGCCCGCGTCCGGCTGTCCACGGCGCAGGACCCGGTGCGCGGGGAGCCGGTCTTCCAGCTGCTCGACGAGCCGTACCGCGCCTGGCACTGA